In Acidobacteriota bacterium, a single window of DNA contains:
- a CDS encoding TolC family protein, with protein sequence MSSEKLNLSLEDAVALAIENNLDIGVARYDLPIAQTDLLRAKAGGAARGVAGANISQALFGGAIGTGVGGGGGTGGGNAGGALGGGIPNVGSTSCCDPQVRVQYAWGNTVTPLNYTSVTGVPVVSAHTNFVSTTFSEGFLTGTSFIVNVFGARQTTNSLTQLFNPDLTSNLTVGITQNLLNGFGRRANARFIRIAQNDQQFSRSVFRQRVTDTVSKVISTYFDLLADRENIHVATEALGYARKLLEDNQEEKKIGAAAQLDVAQADLDVANRQQDLLTAENTFEQDSQTMKSLISRSFSGQIAAVAINPTDRLPDPGSSDIPSLAEALKEGGANRPEIEQAMVNLRNQEITIHATRNALLPTLTAFAAFSPQGQEGHLGGALDQVLHNNYPGYGYGVSLEIPLRNRQAQADAARALLEQRQLEMKLQQARNQMVWDVSKAVSLVHQAQGKLEASVKVATLARQTYEMTHTKFTAGRATVREVITAQTQLGTAENEVVQARAGYAKALISFEQASGTLLSRYNIEISNAVQGTVPRPKNIPGESNVPRG encoded by the coding sequence ATGAGCAGTGAAAAATTAAACCTGTCTCTTGAAGATGCCGTTGCGCTGGCTATCGAAAACAATCTCGACATCGGCGTGGCGCGTTATGATCTGCCGATTGCGCAAACGGACCTGCTGCGGGCCAAGGCCGGCGGGGCGGCGCGGGGCGTTGCCGGCGCAAACATTTCCCAGGCACTGTTCGGAGGAGCTATTGGCACGGGCGTGGGGGGCGGAGGCGGCACGGGCGGCGGTAATGCGGGCGGAGCGCTGGGGGGAGGCATTCCGAATGTCGGCAGCACCAGTTGCTGCGACCCGCAAGTAAGGGTCCAGTATGCCTGGGGGAACACCGTTACTCCTTTGAATTATACAAGCGTCACCGGCGTCCCCGTGGTGAGCGCGCATACGAACTTTGTTTCAACCACCTTCAGCGAGGGTTTTTTGACCGGGACCAGCTTTATCGTCAACGTGTTTGGCGCCCGCCAGACGACCAACTCTCTGACCCAATTGTTCAATCCGGACCTCACCTCGAATCTCACTGTTGGAATTACCCAGAATCTGCTGAATGGGTTCGGACGTCGGGCCAACGCCCGCTTTATCCGCATCGCCCAGAACGACCAGCAATTTTCGCGGAGCGTCTTCCGCCAGAGAGTCACCGATACCGTTTCCAAGGTGATTTCCACTTATTTCGACCTGTTGGCCGACCGGGAAAACATTCACGTCGCCACGGAAGCTCTCGGCTACGCTCGAAAACTTCTGGAAGATAACCAGGAAGAAAAGAAGATCGGTGCGGCGGCACAGCTTGACGTGGCCCAGGCCGATCTCGATGTCGCCAATCGCCAGCAGGACCTTCTGACGGCTGAAAACACCTTCGAGCAGGATTCTCAGACCATGAAATCCCTGATTTCGCGGAGCTTCAGCGGTCAGATTGCCGCCGTGGCCATCAACCCAACGGACCGGCTGCCGGACCCTGGTTCAAGCGATATTCCATCGCTGGCTGAAGCGCTGAAAGAAGGCGGAGCCAACCGGCCGGAAATTGAGCAGGCCATGGTGAATCTGAGAAATCAGGAGATCACGATCCATGCTACTCGAAATGCCCTGCTGCCCACCCTGACGGCATTTGCGGCCTTTTCGCCGCAGGGCCAGGAAGGACATCTGGGCGGCGCGCTCGACCAGGTGCTGCACAACAATTATCCCGGCTACGGCTATGGCGTGAGCCTGGAAATTCCGCTCCGCAACCGGCAGGCACAGGCGGATGCGGCCCGGGCTTTGCTCGAGCAGCGCCAGTTGGAGATGAAGCTGCAACAGGCCAGAAACCAGATGGTTTGGGACGTCAGCAAGGCAGTGTCACTTGTCCACCAGGCGCAAGGCAAGCTGGAAGCGTCTGTTAAGGTGGCTACGCTTGCCCGGCAAACCTATGAAATGACGCACACTAAATTCACAGCAGGACGGGCCACTGTCCGCGAGGTGATCACCGCGCAGACCCAGCTTGGCACAGCGGAAAACGAGGTGGTGCAGGCCCGGGCCGGCTATGCCAAGGCCCTGATCAGTTTTGAACAAGCCTCGGGCACTCTCCTTAGCCGCTACAACATTGAGATCTCAAACGCTGTGCAAGGCACTGTTCCTCGCCCTAAGAATATTCCGGGTGAAAGCAACGTGCCCAGGGGGTAA
- a CDS encoding HlyD family efflux transporter periplasmic adaptor subunit, giving the protein MDIQRVGAARKRRIRMALMAGGGLLLIGLATLGLSKLKPAPPSVDASTLWPGTVMRGDMDVQVRGLGTLVPVQIQWIPAVTDGRVERRFLLPGVKVTPDTPLLQLSNPQLQQEAQNAEWTMKADQANLESLKSTLNNQLLSEQSTLAGLESDHQQANAQADVDANLASKGIVSDLTAQLSKAKATGLASQVAIEKKRVDTLAASLESQLSAQKAKVEQDRALYLLKKKQLDDLMVRAGYSGILTDIPVEVGQQVAAGATLAKVVDPTQLKAQLQIAETQAKDIQLNQKASVDTHNGIIPGRVVRIDPAVVNGTVTVDVALDGKLPDGARPDLSVDGTIEISHLTDVLYVGRPAFGQANSTVGLFKELPGTNEAERVQVKLGEASVNEVQILQGLNVGDKVILSDMSRWDGFDRVRLQ; this is encoded by the coding sequence ATGGACATTCAACGAGTGGGCGCGGCAAGAAAGCGGCGAATTCGCATGGCCTTAATGGCGGGGGGCGGCTTATTGTTGATTGGCCTGGCCACTCTGGGCCTCTCAAAACTAAAACCAGCCCCGCCGTCCGTGGACGCATCCACCCTTTGGCCGGGTACCGTGATGCGCGGCGACATGGACGTGCAGGTGCGCGGTTTGGGAACACTGGTCCCTGTCCAGATTCAATGGATCCCGGCAGTGACCGATGGCCGCGTCGAGCGACGCTTCCTGCTTCCCGGTGTTAAGGTCACGCCTGATACCCCCCTGCTTCAGCTTTCCAATCCACAACTCCAGCAGGAAGCTCAAAACGCCGAATGGACAATGAAAGCGGACCAGGCCAACCTCGAAAGCCTGAAATCCACGCTCAATAACCAACTCCTGAGCGAGCAATCCACGCTGGCGGGCCTGGAGTCTGACCATCAGCAGGCTAACGCGCAGGCCGATGTTGATGCCAACCTGGCGTCGAAAGGCATCGTCAGCGACCTCACCGCCCAACTTTCCAAGGCCAAGGCCACGGGTCTGGCATCACAGGTGGCAATTGAAAAGAAGCGCGTGGATACCCTGGCGGCCTCTCTTGAAAGCCAGCTTTCCGCGCAAAAGGCCAAAGTGGAGCAGGATCGGGCTTTGTATCTGCTGAAGAAAAAGCAATTGGACGACCTGATGGTGCGCGCAGGATATTCCGGCATCCTGACAGACATTCCGGTGGAAGTGGGCCAGCAGGTAGCAGCGGGCGCGACGCTGGCCAAGGTGGTTGATCCCACCCAGTTGAAGGCCCAGCTCCAGATCGCCGAGACGCAGGCCAAGGACATTCAGCTCAACCAGAAGGCTTCCGTCGATACGCACAATGGAATTATCCCGGGCAGGGTGGTGCGGATTGATCCGGCGGTAGTCAACGGAACTGTCACCGTGGATGTGGCTCTCGATGGCAAGCTGCCTGACGGGGCGCGTCCGGACTTGAGCGTTGACGGCACCATCGAAATCTCTCATCTGACGGACGTGCTCTACGTTGGGCGGCCGGCGTTTGGCCAGGCCAATAGCACGGTGGGACTCTTCAAGGAACTCCCCGGCACCAATGAAGCAGAGCGGGTCCAGGTGAAGCTGGGTGAAGCTTCGGTGAATGAGGTCCAGATTCTCCAGGGGCTGAACGTTGGTGACAAGGTCATCCTGTCCGACATGTCGCGCTGGGACGGCTTCGACCGCGTCCGGCTGCAATAA
- a CDS encoding ABC transporter permease — MSMLIQDVKYGLRQLGRNPGFTAIAVLTLALGIGANTAIFSVVNAVLLNPLPYSQPDRLVALYSRTSQFPNSSISYPNFLDWVRLNHSFSALAAYRQDSFTLTGVGEPERVPVELVSASFFPLLGIKPALGRWFTPQEDEIGAAPVVVLSGGLWKRKFGASPDVLGKVITLSGTSYTIVGILPANFFYSGNNFQRSDVYAPIGQWNDPTFRDRRASMGMDAVGRLKPGVALAQAKADMDVLGRRLAEQYPEADKGTGIALLPLKQNIVGGIQAYLLVLLAAVGFVLLIACVNVANLMLARATGRSREFAIRVALGAGRRRVIRQVLTESTLLAFAGGVLGTLVAAWGLQAALRALPDVLPRVETVQLDGRVLLFTLAACLLTGILFGLAPALRTSTQNLQQTLKEGGRGTSAAHHRTQSAFVVAEVALALVLLAGAGLMVRTLMALWSVDPGFDPGHVLGFRAAFPPVKSPDSIRAMWRQLQDKLEALPGIASASLTLGSMPTRSDSDLPFWLEGQPKPASNSQMKVSLFYLVQPDYLKVMKIPLVRGRFLNSTDTEHSPFVIVIDSNFARMYFHGQDPIGRQVHFDILDATAEIVGVVGHIKQWGLDENASSPVQAQCYMSVYQLPDQFIPLVASNLGFFVRTEGSPLAPADSIQRALHQINGHSVMYGVESMEGILSDSLSSRRFAMILMGVFAALALVMASIGTYGVISYLASQRTHEIGIRMALGAKRSDVLAMVVRKGVKLTLLGIGIGIAGSLVLTRFLSGMLYGVKPYDPLTLVLVSLVLMGVAFAACCIPARRASKVDPMVALRYE, encoded by the coding sequence ATGAGTATGCTGATCCAGGATGTAAAGTACGGCCTGCGCCAGCTTGGGCGAAACCCTGGCTTTACGGCCATAGCCGTCCTGACGCTGGCCCTCGGCATCGGAGCGAACACAGCCATCTTTTCGGTCGTGAACGCGGTGCTGCTCAATCCACTGCCCTACTCGCAGCCGGACCGCCTGGTGGCGCTTTACTCGCGGACTTCGCAATTCCCGAATTCCTCGATTTCATACCCCAACTTTCTTGACTGGGTACGGCTCAACCACTCGTTTTCCGCCCTGGCTGCCTATCGCCAGGATAGTTTCACTTTGACCGGTGTGGGCGAACCAGAGCGTGTCCCCGTGGAATTAGTCTCTGCCAGTTTTTTCCCGCTGCTTGGAATCAAGCCTGCCTTAGGCCGCTGGTTTACACCTCAGGAAGACGAGATAGGAGCAGCGCCCGTGGTGGTCCTGAGCGGCGGCCTCTGGAAACGCAAGTTCGGCGCCTCGCCGGATGTTCTGGGCAAGGTGATTACTTTGAGTGGGACGTCCTACACGATTGTCGGTATTCTCCCCGCCAATTTTTTCTACAGTGGGAACAACTTTCAGCGCAGTGATGTTTACGCGCCCATCGGCCAGTGGAATGATCCGACATTCCGCGACCGCAGGGCCAGCATGGGCATGGATGCCGTTGGCCGGCTCAAGCCCGGAGTCGCGCTTGCGCAGGCAAAGGCTGACATGGACGTTCTTGGCCGCCGTCTGGCGGAGCAGTACCCGGAGGCCGACAAGGGCACCGGGATCGCGCTCCTGCCTCTTAAGCAGAATATCGTGGGAGGAATCCAGGCTTATCTCCTGGTGCTCCTGGCCGCAGTGGGCTTTGTTCTGCTGATTGCCTGCGTCAACGTCGCAAACCTGATGCTGGCGCGTGCCACTGGGCGGTCCCGCGAGTTTGCCATCCGGGTTGCGCTGGGGGCAGGCCGCAGGCGCGTCATCCGGCAGGTCCTTACGGAAAGCACGCTGCTGGCATTTGCCGGCGGAGTGCTTGGCACGCTGGTTGCCGCCTGGGGATTGCAGGCGGCTTTGAGAGCGCTCCCTGACGTTCTGCCGCGCGTCGAGACCGTACAGCTCGACGGGCGCGTTTTGTTGTTTACGCTGGCAGCCTGCCTGCTGACGGGAATCCTCTTTGGCCTGGCGCCCGCTCTCAGGACATCAACACAAAACCTTCAGCAGACGCTCAAGGAAGGCGGGCGCGGAACAAGCGCCGCGCACCATCGTACCCAGAGCGCTTTTGTCGTTGCGGAAGTGGCGCTTGCTCTGGTGCTCCTGGCCGGCGCCGGGCTGATGGTTCGCACTCTGATGGCGCTCTGGAGCGTTGATCCGGGTTTCGATCCGGGCCACGTTCTGGGCTTCCGGGCCGCTTTCCCTCCAGTCAAATCGCCGGACTCGATTCGGGCGATGTGGCGCCAACTTCAAGATAAGCTCGAAGCACTCCCCGGCATTGCGAGTGCATCGCTCACGCTTGGCTCCATGCCTACCCGCAGCGATTCTGACCTGCCGTTCTGGCTCGAAGGCCAGCCCAAGCCGGCGAGCAATTCCCAGATGAAGGTGTCTTTGTTTTACCTTGTCCAGCCGGACTACCTGAAAGTGATGAAGATTCCGCTGGTGCGCGGCCGATTCCTTAATTCGACGGACACCGAGCATTCGCCTTTCGTAATCGTCATCGACAGCAATTTCGCCCGGATGTATTTTCACGGCCAGGATCCCATCGGCAGGCAGGTTCACTTTGACATCCTCGACGCCACAGCGGAAATCGTCGGCGTGGTGGGGCACATCAAGCAATGGGGCCTTGATGAGAACGCATCGTCCCCCGTTCAGGCCCAATGTTACATGTCTGTTTATCAGCTTCCTGACCAGTTTATCCCGCTGGTAGCTTCGAATCTTGGCTTTTTCGTTCGCACCGAAGGGTCTCCCCTGGCTCCCGCCGATTCGATTCAGCGTGCCCTCCACCAGATCAACGGCCATTCCGTGATGTATGGCGTGGAATCGATGGAGGGCATTCTTTCTGATTCGCTCTCGTCGCGGCGGTTTGCGATGATTTTGATGGGCGTATTTGCCGCTCTGGCATTGGTCATGGCCAGCATCGGCACCTATGGCGTAATCTCCTATCTCGCCAGCCAGCGCACGCATGAAATCGGCATTCGCATGGCGCTGGGAGCGAAACGGAGCGACGTTCTCGCGATGGTGGTGAGAAAAGGAGTCAAGCTGACTTTGCTCGGTATCGGCATCGGCATTGCCGGCTCATTGGTTCTCACACGGTTCCTTTCTGGAATGCTCTACGGGGTGAAACCTTATGACCCGCTCACGCTTGTTTTGGTCTCGCTGGTTCTGATGGGTGTAGCATTCGCGGCCTGTTGCATTCCGGCGCGCAGAGCATCGAAAGTCGATCCCATGGTGGCGCTGCGGTACGAGTAG
- a CDS encoding ABC transporter permease, producing the protein MSTLIQDVKYGLRQLRRNPVYTAVAILTLALGIGANTAIFTLVDSIMLKSLPVVNPGELYRVGTANNCCVQSGNQGNWDLYSYDLYTQLSDHTPEFSQMAAFQAALSNLSVRRRGASGAAEPYLGEFVSGNYFSMFGISAYAGRAIMPADDQPNALPVAVMDYRTWQTHFGSDTSVIGSSFVINMVPYTVVGITPPAFFGDTLRSDPPDFWLPLSTEPVLNGQNSILKNPGLHWLHVIGRLKPGAKPAAVQTEVTTELQRWLSGQPDLTAYDRSQLSKQHIVIGPGGEGVASMQDQAHDGLRLLMIIAGLVLLIACANIANLLLARAASKRYETAVRVALGAPRRRLVRQILTESVLLAVMGGVAGLLVAYLGTRTLLLIAFRGAHYVPINATPSLAVLGFAFLLSLLTGVVFGAAPAWITSHSDPAEALRGAGRSTRDRSSLPRKSLVVIQVALSIVLLIGAGLLTISLRNLEDQNFGFEPQGRLIVRVNPALAGYKPDQLHGLYQQLDQQLSQIPGVISASYSIYSPMRGDNWGFGFHILGRPPDERDGASFDCVGPHYFETIGTRLVRGRLIGEQDTPASPKVAVVNQAFAKKFFPKQDPIGQHFGLGDPSHAGDMELVGIVQDAKYQSAHEPPYPTFFTPFFQMPNDPKLEFLKVAAAYIGDIELHVAGQPENLEEAVRRTLANINPNLTILDMMSLNRQLELNFNQENLIVWLTELFGLLALVLACVGLYGVTSYSVARRTSEIGLRMALGASRANVLRLVLRGAMFQLAIGLAVGIPLALAGGRLVSTMLYGVKSYNVWILLAAAIVLTACAFVAAYFPARRAARVDPLVALRYE; encoded by the coding sequence ATGAGCACGCTGATCCAGGATGTAAAGTACGGCCTGCGCCAACTCCGGCGAAACCCTGTCTATACGGCTGTTGCGATTCTCACCCTCGCACTCGGCATCGGCGCCAATACAGCAATTTTCACGCTGGTGGACTCGATCATGCTCAAGAGCCTGCCGGTGGTTAATCCGGGGGAGCTCTATCGCGTGGGAACTGCCAACAATTGCTGCGTGCAGTCAGGAAATCAGGGAAATTGGGACCTTTACTCGTATGACCTGTACACGCAGCTCAGCGATCACACGCCGGAATTCAGCCAGATGGCCGCTTTCCAGGCGGCATTGTCGAACCTGAGCGTGCGCCGCCGCGGAGCCTCCGGCGCGGCCGAACCCTACCTGGGCGAATTTGTTTCGGGAAATTATTTCTCCATGTTTGGCATCAGCGCCTACGCCGGGCGCGCCATTATGCCTGCTGATGACCAGCCGAACGCGCTGCCCGTCGCCGTTATGGATTACCGGACGTGGCAGACGCACTTTGGCTCCGACACGTCGGTGATCGGCTCGTCATTTGTCATCAATATGGTCCCGTACACCGTGGTGGGGATTACTCCGCCAGCCTTCTTTGGAGACACCCTGCGGTCTGATCCGCCGGATTTCTGGTTGCCGCTCTCAACCGAGCCGGTCTTGAACGGGCAAAATTCCATCCTGAAAAATCCCGGACTTCATTGGCTTCACGTTATTGGCCGTTTGAAGCCGGGAGCGAAGCCGGCGGCAGTCCAAACCGAAGTCACCACCGAACTGCAGCGATGGCTCAGCGGCCAGCCGGACCTTACAGCCTACGACCGTTCTCAACTCAGCAAGCAGCATATCGTCATCGGGCCGGGTGGAGAAGGCGTTGCCAGCATGCAGGACCAGGCGCACGACGGCCTTCGCCTGCTGATGATCATCGCAGGCCTCGTGCTGCTGATTGCCTGCGCCAACATCGCCAACCTGCTTCTGGCCCGCGCCGCTTCCAAGCGCTATGAGACGGCCGTCCGTGTGGCCTTAGGCGCTCCGCGGCGGCGCCTGGTCCGCCAGATCCTTACCGAAAGCGTGCTGCTGGCCGTCATGGGCGGTGTTGCGGGGCTGCTGGTTGCGTACCTCGGCACCCGCACTCTGCTGCTGATCGCTTTCCGTGGCGCGCATTACGTGCCCATCAACGCCACTCCGTCCCTTGCCGTGCTCGGTTTCGCCTTCCTGCTTTCGCTGCTCACCGGCGTGGTTTTTGGCGCGGCGCCGGCCTGGATCACTTCGCATTCCGATCCTGCGGAGGCCTTGCGCGGCGCGGGCCGCTCCACTCGCGATCGTTCCTCGCTGCCGCGAAAGTCCCTGGTGGTCATCCAGGTGGCGCTGTCAATTGTGCTGTTGATCGGCGCGGGCCTGCTCACCATCAGCCTGCGAAACCTCGAGGACCAGAACTTTGGCTTTGAGCCTCAGGGCCGCCTGATTGTGAGAGTCAATCCGGCGCTCGCCGGCTATAAACCCGATCAGCTCCACGGGCTCTATCAGCAACTCGATCAGCAGCTTTCGCAAATTCCCGGCGTGATCAGTGCCAGCTATTCAATTTACAGCCCCATGCGCGGCGACAATTGGGGTTTCGGTTTTCACATCCTGGGACGTCCGCCGGACGAGCGGGATGGCGCCTCGTTTGACTGCGTTGGCCCGCATTACTTCGAGACCATCGGCACGCGGCTGGTCCGCGGGCGTTTGATCGGCGAGCAGGATACCCCCGCCTCGCCCAAGGTTGCCGTCGTCAATCAGGCCTTTGCCAAAAAGTTCTTCCCCAAGCAGGACCCGATCGGGCAGCACTTTGGACTAGGTGATCCAAGCCACGCCGGAGACATGGAGCTTGTTGGTATCGTGCAGGATGCAAAATATCAGAGCGCGCACGAGCCGCCCTACCCGACGTTTTTCACGCCTTTCTTTCAAATGCCAAACGATCCCAAGCTGGAATTTCTCAAGGTGGCGGCCGCCTATATTGGCGACATCGAGTTGCACGTAGCCGGCCAGCCGGAGAACCTGGAGGAAGCTGTCCGCCGGACGCTGGCAAACATCAATCCCAACCTCACCATCCTCGACATGATGAGCCTCAACCGGCAGCTCGAGCTCAATTTCAATCAGGAGAACCTGATCGTCTGGCTCACAGAGCTTTTCGGACTGCTCGCGCTGGTTCTGGCCTGCGTCGGGCTTTATGGAGTCACGTCGTATTCAGTGGCGCGCCGGACCAGCGAAATCGGCCTCCGCATGGCGCTCGGCGCCAGCCGCGCAAATGTTCTCCGGCTGGTGCTGCGCGGTGCGATGTTCCAGCTCGCAATCGGCCTTGCGGTCGGCATCCCGCTGGCGCTGGCGGGCGGTCGGCTGGTTTCAACCATGCTCTATGGCGTGAAGAGCTACAACGTGTGGATTCTGCTCGCGGCTGCAATCGTCCTTACCGCTTGTGCGTTCGTCGCAGCCTATTTTCCCGCTCGGCGTGCAGCCAGAGTCGATCCACTGGTGGCGCTTCGGTACGAATAG
- a CDS encoding ABC transporter ATP-binding protein, with protein sequence MEENGMSLIKLEGVNKVFFTEELETHALSSVHLDIHKGEYVSIAGPSGCGKSTLLSLIGLLDTPTDGKYWLNGKPVEELGLGERSRIRNREVGFIFQSFNLIGDLNVFENVELPLTYRGMPSSERKQRVQEALERVAMAHRMKHYPSQLSGGQQQRVAVARALVGDPAVLLADEPTGNLDSKNGEAVMDLLGELHRAGSTIVMVTHDPRFARHAGRTIHLFDGRIVDEATAMQAMGEDGSWQS encoded by the coding sequence ATGGAAGAGAACGGAATGAGTCTCATCAAGCTGGAAGGGGTCAACAAAGTGTTTTTCACTGAGGAGCTGGAAACGCACGCGCTTTCCAGCGTCCATCTCGATATTCACAAAGGGGAATACGTCTCGATTGCAGGGCCCTCGGGCTGCGGCAAGTCAACGCTGCTTTCGCTGATCGGCCTGCTCGACACTCCCACCGACGGCAAGTACTGGCTGAACGGCAAGCCGGTGGAAGAACTTGGCCTTGGCGAGCGCTCGCGCATCCGCAACCGCGAAGTGGGCTTCATCTTCCAGAGCTTCAACCTGATCGGCGACCTGAACGTTTTTGAAAACGTCGAGCTGCCGCTCACTTATCGCGGCATGCCGTCATCAGAGCGCAAGCAGCGGGTGCAGGAGGCGCTCGAGCGCGTCGCCATGGCCCACCGGATGAAGCACTACCCATCGCAGCTTTCCGGCGGCCAGCAGCAGCGCGTGGCGGTGGCGAGGGCGCTGGTGGGTGATCCGGCTGTCCTGCTGGCCGACGAGCCTACAGGCAACCTGGATTCGAAAAACGGCGAGGCCGTGATGGACCTGCTGGGCGAACTGCATCGTGCCGGGTCAACCATCGTGATGGTGACGCACGATCCCCGTTTCGCGCGCCACGCCGGGCGGACGATCCACCTGTTTGACGGCCGGATTGTTGACGAGGCCACGGCCATGCAGGCGATGGGCGAAGATGGGTCATGGCAGTCGTGA
- a CDS encoding ABC transporter ATP-binding protein has protein sequence MIQLVNIEKSFPAGPSRYYVLRRINLEIKQGEFLTIMGPSGAGKSTLLSILGMLDGDWTGEYYLADQPIHRMNVKQRAEINKKYVGFVFQQYHLLDGLTVAENLDIPLSYRNIRKSERQAIVADTLDRFHIVGKKDLYPAQLSGGQQQLVAVARAVIASPKLILADEPTGNLHSSQGKEIMDLFKKLNDEGTSVVQVTHNEAWAAYGHRIINLQDGWISND, from the coding sequence ATGATTCAACTCGTCAATATCGAAAAGTCTTTTCCTGCCGGCCCCAGCCGCTACTACGTGTTGCGCCGCATCAACCTGGAAATCAAGCAGGGCGAATTTCTCACCATTATGGGGCCTTCGGGCGCCGGCAAATCCACGCTCCTCAGTATCCTCGGCATGCTCGACGGCGACTGGACCGGCGAATACTACCTGGCTGACCAGCCCATCCACCGGATGAATGTGAAACAGCGCGCGGAGATCAACAAGAAGTACGTTGGCTTTGTCTTCCAGCAATATCACCTGCTCGACGGGCTGACCGTGGCTGAGAACCTGGATATACCGCTTTCCTACCGCAACATCAGGAAATCCGAGAGGCAGGCCATCGTTGCGGACACCCTGGACCGTTTCCACATCGTCGGCAAAAAGGACCTTTATCCCGCGCAACTCTCAGGCGGCCAGCAACAGCTCGTTGCCGTGGCGCGGGCCGTTATCGCCAGCCCGAAACTGATTCTTGCAGATGAGCCAACCGGCAACCTTCACTCGAGCCAGGGAAAGGAGATCATGGACCTTTTCAAGAAGCTGAACGACGAGGGCACCAGCGTCGTGCAGGTAACTCACAACGAGGCCTGGGCGGCTTATGGCCACCGCATCATCAATCTCCAGGACGGGTGGATTAGCAATGATTGA